A region of Halosolutus amylolyticus DNA encodes the following proteins:
- a CDS encoding glycosyltransferase codes for MTATTVSEVSRPIDHSDPRVSVVVPTIPANSHDAVVEHLREQTADAYEGIVVDDASLDICEARNAGIRAARGDIVALTDDDCRPPRDWLSRVEQAFDRDPDLVCLEGAVHGGRTYDGERRYVGCNLAFDREAALEVGGFRSEFAGWRDDTEFGWRMERDASGHCAYLDEVRMSHPDQPRATIDEALESRLRREYPTRYEEVIVPDSLHGRINDWLWRKGVWDLVDTVRYDLPKMIRSVRR; via the coding sequence GTGACCGCGACGACGGTCTCGGAGGTCTCCCGTCCGATCGATCACTCGGACCCCCGCGTGTCGGTTGTCGTCCCGACGATTCCCGCGAACAGCCACGACGCCGTCGTCGAGCACCTCCGGGAGCAGACGGCCGATGCCTACGAGGGGATCGTCGTCGACGATGCGTCGCTCGACATCTGCGAGGCGCGCAACGCGGGTATCCGGGCCGCTCGGGGCGATATCGTCGCGCTGACCGACGACGATTGCCGGCCACCCCGGGACTGGCTCTCGCGCGTCGAGCAGGCGTTCGATCGGGACCCGGACCTCGTCTGTCTCGAGGGTGCCGTCCACGGCGGGCGGACTTACGACGGCGAGCGCCGGTACGTCGGCTGCAACCTCGCTTTCGATCGCGAGGCGGCGCTCGAAGTCGGCGGCTTCCGCTCCGAATTCGCCGGCTGGCGCGACGATACCGAGTTCGGCTGGCGGATGGAGCGCGATGCTTCGGGACACTGCGCGTATCTCGACGAGGTTCGCATGTCCCACCCGGATCAGCCGCGAGCGACGATCGACGAGGCACTCGAGTCGCGTCTGCGCCGGGAGTATCCCACGCGGTACGAGGAGGTAATCGTGCCCGACAGCCTCCACGGCCGGATCAACGACTGGCTCTGGCGCAAGGGGGTCTGGGATCTCGTCGATACCGTCCGGTACGATCTCCCGAAGATGATTCGATCCGTCAGAAGATGA
- a CDS encoding molybdopterin-dependent oxidoreductase, giving the protein MGKRPGSLVRGSLAAVRPPPRLVDWSIFAIVLFEAVSGLVSFTIGSPSAWPLFWLHRIFGLTLVVLLGFKLARVRHRLTESGRWRPTTLLSVLSLVAALGALATGVAWAVGLDVRIAYWTLLSVHVGFGLALVPLMVWHLSTRFRLPRRQDFDRRRTTLKYSALLVGGAAAYRAQEVANRLLETPGADRRFTGSQPRRGEGNGSFPVTSWVADDPEPIDRAEWTLTVRGEVESPLEYAYDELSLDGDERALLDCTSGWYTVQRWRGGRVGDLLDAAGVRDEAEYVRFVSVTGYRWSLPIEEARDALLATHVGDERLSPGHGAPMRLVAPGRRGFQWVKWVDRVDVRRRGDPAQWLVTLVSGFE; this is encoded by the coding sequence ATGGGAAAGAGGCCGGGGTCACTCGTTCGGGGTTCCCTCGCCGCCGTGAGGCCGCCGCCTCGACTCGTGGACTGGTCGATCTTCGCGATCGTCCTGTTCGAAGCCGTCTCGGGTCTCGTGTCGTTCACGATCGGGTCGCCGTCGGCGTGGCCGCTATTCTGGCTCCACCGGATCTTCGGCCTGACGCTCGTCGTCCTCCTGGGATTTAAACTCGCCCGGGTCCGGCATCGACTGACCGAGAGCGGACGGTGGCGCCCCACGACGCTCCTGTCGGTGCTCAGCCTCGTCGCGGCGCTGGGAGCGCTCGCGACGGGCGTCGCCTGGGCGGTCGGACTCGACGTTCGGATCGCCTACTGGACGCTGTTGAGCGTCCACGTCGGGTTCGGACTCGCGCTCGTCCCGCTGATGGTGTGGCACCTCTCGACCCGGTTTCGGCTCCCGAGGCGGCAGGACTTCGATCGCCGCCGGACGACCCTGAAGTACTCGGCACTGCTGGTCGGCGGAGCGGCAGCCTACCGGGCGCAAGAAGTCGCGAACCGCCTCCTCGAGACGCCCGGCGCCGATCGACGGTTCACCGGATCCCAACCGCGACGCGGCGAGGGGAACGGGAGCTTTCCGGTCACCTCGTGGGTCGCGGACGACCCCGAGCCGATCGATCGTGCCGAGTGGACGCTGACCGTCCGCGGCGAGGTCGAGTCGCCGCTCGAGTACGCCTACGACGAGTTGTCGCTCGACGGCGACGAACGGGCGCTGCTGGACTGCACGAGCGGCTGGTACACCGTCCAGCGGTGGCGCGGGGGTCGCGTGGGCGACCTGCTCGACGCGGCCGGAGTCCGGGACGAGGCCGAGTACGTCAGATTCGTCTCGGTCACCGGCTACCGCTGGTCGCTCCCGATCGAGGAGGCGCGGGACGCGCTGCTCGCGACGCACGTGGGCGACGAGCGACTGAGCCCCGGGCACGGGGCGCCGATGCGACTTGTCGCACCCGGTCGCCGCGGCTTCCAGTGGGTAAAGTGGGTCGACCGAGTCGACGTCCGTCGCCGCGGCGATCCGGCGCAGTGGCTCGTGACGCTCGTCAGCGGCTTCGAGTGA
- a CDS encoding glycosyltransferase gives MTDVAILHDRFPGIGGGEEFAIEAARVLDAPIYTTYVAEGTTLPDDVVVIPFRQAKYTSLPWRPFLEWKNEGMNPLETLNVALDLTDAHPDLAGYDVVLESAPLSKNYVPTTGQRIVHYPHSPPRWLYDLYRDRLSSFRKPFVEAGVKAYAKGWRALDKEANDYVDRFVANSDLVRDRIRRFYDRDADVVYPPVTGDWRNEGDDGYFVTWSRLAPEKRIDLIAKAFAGLDERLVIAGDGQQREYLEQFAATYDNIELRGYVDDIESLVARATAVVYAPKQEDFGLVGAETMMAGKPLLGVDEGFTRYQVQSGRTGLLFDPTVTSIRDAVRRFDPDDFDPVVIREEARKYEYDRFAEDLRSVVAKTASVEPRSRPGEDRDRSRRVDAEGRRTDETGPTSIEGVTDE, from the coding sequence GTGACCGACGTCGCGATCCTCCACGATCGGTTCCCCGGCATCGGTGGCGGCGAGGAGTTCGCCATCGAGGCCGCGCGAGTGCTCGACGCGCCGATCTACACGACCTACGTCGCCGAGGGCACGACCCTGCCGGACGACGTCGTCGTGATCCCGTTCCGGCAGGCCAAGTACACGTCGCTCCCGTGGCGGCCGTTTCTCGAGTGGAAAAACGAGGGGATGAACCCACTCGAGACGCTCAACGTGGCGCTCGATCTGACCGACGCCCACCCGGACCTCGCCGGGTACGACGTGGTCCTCGAGAGCGCCCCGCTCTCGAAGAACTACGTCCCGACGACCGGCCAGCGGATCGTCCACTACCCGCACAGCCCACCGCGCTGGCTGTACGACCTCTACCGCGATCGGCTCTCGTCGTTCCGGAAGCCGTTCGTCGAGGCCGGCGTCAAGGCCTACGCGAAGGGGTGGCGGGCGCTGGACAAGGAGGCCAACGACTACGTCGATCGGTTCGTCGCGAACAGTGACCTCGTCCGCGATCGGATCCGTCGCTTCTACGATCGAGACGCCGACGTCGTCTACCCGCCGGTGACCGGCGACTGGCGCAACGAGGGCGACGACGGCTACTTCGTCACGTGGTCGCGACTCGCTCCCGAGAAGCGGATCGACCTGATCGCGAAGGCCTTCGCGGGACTCGACGAGCGCCTCGTGATCGCCGGTGACGGCCAACAGCGCGAGTATCTCGAGCAATTCGCGGCCACGTACGACAACATCGAGCTCCGGGGCTACGTCGACGACATCGAATCGCTCGTCGCGCGGGCGACCGCGGTCGTCTACGCCCCGAAACAGGAGGACTTCGGGCTCGTCGGGGCCGAGACCATGATGGCCGGGAAACCCCTGCTCGGCGTCGACGAAGGGTTCACGCGGTACCAGGTCCAGAGCGGTCGGACGGGACTTCTCTTCGACCCGACCGTCACCTCGATCCGGGACGCGGTTCGACGGTTCGACCCCGACGACTTCGACCCGGTCGTGATTCGCGAGGAGGCGAGAAAGTACGAGTACGATCGGTTTGCGGAGGATCTTCGGTCGGTCGTCGCGAAGACGGCGTCCGTAGAACCGCGTTCGCGGCCCGGCGAGGACCGGGACCGATCGCGACGGGTCGACGCTGAGGGGCGGCGCACCGACGAAACGGGCCCCACCTCGATCGAGGGGGTGACCGACGAGTGA
- a CDS encoding glycosyltransferase, whose product MKRFLEALFGLVALTGLPYLIYLAVYYLRRPSGTPADTWPREPSVSIVLPTYNEASIVESKLEELVELDYPMDRVELVVVDSSDDETADLVETFFAGRTEPELTLIRKDDREGLAIALNEAYAAAENEIVVKTDCDSRLAPGAVRRAAANLADPEVAAVTGRNADVIGGSEVEQGYRDIQTMIQILESHVDSTLIFHGPFSAYERDAIVPIDPDSIADDTELALKIRRNGGRVVFDPEIRYREAAHSSFGKRREQKDRRAMGLLRLLWRQRDALGRHGAYGRVVLPFNWWFMVVSPWLVAGTLALTTIGSLAVLGPLGLTVPAGIVAFTALGSRDALGPLQPCYALFDTQVSLFRASVALLRARGDEEATHDGTWTPDRELREVLQ is encoded by the coding sequence ATGAAGCGTTTCCTCGAGGCCCTGTTCGGTCTGGTCGCGCTGACGGGCCTCCCCTACCTGATCTACCTCGCGGTGTATTACCTTCGGCGGCCCTCGGGCACGCCCGCCGACACGTGGCCCCGAGAGCCGTCGGTGAGCATCGTCCTGCCGACGTACAACGAAGCGTCGATCGTCGAGTCGAAACTCGAGGAACTGGTCGAACTCGACTACCCCATGGATCGGGTCGAACTCGTCGTCGTCGATTCGAGCGACGACGAGACTGCCGACCTGGTCGAAACCTTCTTCGCCGGCCGCACGGAGCCGGAACTGACGCTCATCCGAAAGGACGATCGCGAGGGGCTCGCGATCGCGCTGAACGAGGCCTACGCCGCCGCCGAAAACGAGATCGTCGTCAAGACCGACTGTGACTCCCGTCTCGCACCCGGCGCCGTCAGGCGGGCGGCCGCGAACCTCGCGGATCCCGAGGTGGCCGCGGTGACCGGCCGCAACGCCGACGTCATCGGCGGCAGCGAAGTCGAGCAGGGGTACCGGGATATCCAAACGATGATCCAGATCCTCGAGTCTCACGTCGACTCGACGCTGATCTTCCACGGCCCGTTCTCGGCGTACGAGCGCGACGCGATCGTGCCGATCGATCCGGACTCGATCGCCGACGACACCGAACTCGCTCTGAAGATCCGGCGCAACGGAGGCAGAGTCGTCTTCGATCCCGAAATCCGGTACCGGGAAGCCGCCCACTCCTCGTTCGGCAAGCGCCGCGAGCAGAAGGATCGGCGCGCGATGGGGCTCCTTCGCCTGCTGTGGCGACAGCGCGACGCGCTCGGTCGACACGGGGCCTACGGCCGCGTCGTCCTGCCGTTCAACTGGTGGTTCATGGTGGTCTCGCCCTGGCTCGTCGCCGGGACGCTCGCGCTCACCACGATCGGTTCGCTGGCGGTGCTGGGCCCCCTCGGATTGACGGTTCCAGCCGGAATCGTCGCGTTCACGGCGCTCGGGTCCCGCGACGCGCTCGGCCCGCTCCAGCCGTGTTACGCGCTGTTCGACACGCAGGTCTCGCTGTTTCGCGCGAGCGTAGCGCTCCTCCGCGCTCGCGGCGACGAGGAGGCGACCCACGACGGTACCTGGACCCCCGATCGGGAACTCCGGGAGGTGTTACAGTGA
- a CDS encoding sulfatase-like hydrolase/transferase produces the protein MNHRSPLTETRTESNSTDAPRRTLLVTVDSLRADHVDELERTIEFLDRTHPRAFATSTATLGSFPAIVGGEYATGGGLNDGTSVARRFDRHCVAVTTNHLLSAEYGYDEGFDSVSSPKGGGETLKDKGAILLDRGTLAYDVASWAWNRYQALRSRFREIEKSFRPAEDVIEQFLAESEGREEWFGWLHFMEPHHPYDPDGAAVSRAEAQRVTRRVLSGRGSPEDEDLVRELYRREVVELDRKLARLWEAIPDETRVVFCADHGELLGEDGLWGHPGEMRPELLRVPFGTRNAPEVGEVVSLIDVPTILAGTEHGVGTLDREVAFAAYGEHKAAMNADHLASEAGTTRLADGEPATDPALERKLDRFDPAYVVKEDALHEDLEDLGYA, from the coding sequence ATGAACCACCGATCGCCCCTGACGGAGACGAGAACGGAGTCGAACTCGACCGACGCGCCGCGACGGACGCTGCTGGTCACCGTCGACTCGCTGCGCGCCGATCACGTCGACGAACTCGAGCGGACGATCGAGTTCCTCGATCGAACCCATCCGCGAGCGTTCGCCACCTCGACGGCGACCCTGGGGAGCTTCCCGGCGATCGTCGGCGGCGAGTACGCGACCGGCGGCGGCCTCAACGACGGGACGAGCGTCGCTCGCAGGTTCGATCGCCACTGCGTCGCCGTGACGACGAACCACCTCCTCTCGGCAGAGTACGGCTACGACGAGGGCTTCGACTCCGTTTCCTCGCCGAAGGGGGGCGGCGAGACCCTGAAGGACAAGGGGGCGATCCTGCTCGATCGGGGCACCCTCGCGTACGACGTCGCGAGCTGGGCCTGGAACCGGTACCAGGCGCTCCGGAGTCGGTTTCGCGAGATCGAGAAGTCGTTCCGCCCGGCCGAGGACGTGATCGAGCAGTTCCTCGCGGAATCCGAGGGCCGCGAGGAGTGGTTCGGCTGGCTACACTTCATGGAACCTCACCACCCCTACGACCCGGACGGTGCGGCCGTGAGTCGAGCCGAGGCCCAGCGGGTGACCCGTCGCGTGCTCTCGGGTCGCGGCTCCCCCGAGGACGAAGACCTCGTCCGCGAACTCTACCGCCGGGAGGTCGTCGAACTCGATCGGAAACTGGCGCGGCTCTGGGAGGCGATCCCCGACGAGACGCGGGTCGTCTTCTGCGCGGACCACGGCGAACTCCTGGGCGAGGACGGCCTGTGGGGTCACCCCGGCGAGATGCGTCCCGAACTGCTCCGCGTACCGTTCGGAACGCGAAACGCGCCCGAGGTCGGCGAGGTCGTCTCGCTGATCGACGTGCCGACGATCCTCGCCGGGACCGAACACGGCGTCGGGACGCTCGATCGCGAGGTCGCCTTCGCCGCCTACGGCGAGCACAAGGCGGCGATGAACGCTGACCACCTGGCCAGCGAGGCGGGAACGACTCGGTTGGCCGACGGGGAACCGGCGACCGATCCCGCGCTCGAACGAAAACTCGACCGGTTCGATCCCGCCTACGTCGTGAAAGAGGACGCGCTGCACGAGGATCTGGAGGACCTTGGATACGCATGA
- a CDS encoding alkaline phosphatase family protein — MTVLVLALDALDAGLVEQFDLDAVHLETSRDLETFALTQDLPYTPEVWATVATGLPPDEHGITGGGTSEWDNPVLEGLSRVSGRLDESTRGTLGRFVRSKTGERERIGRTDAESMFDADRAVVHNWPGVADGRPLQRAWDLMNAVAQGMPRSEFERELFGQCAQQFAWAREMLRHPVSIAGVHVHALDAAGHAYADDEAALRRTYDRVGEFVREVVDALGEGDDLLLLSDHGMRTEFYPPDAGENPATHSWRAYASSTTDSCPQSVYDVREWVEEQARKTRVESEGIEDSAGERIDVPTEHLRELGYMD; from the coding sequence ATGACCGTACTCGTACTCGCGCTGGACGCGCTCGACGCCGGCCTCGTCGAGCAGTTCGATCTCGACGCCGTACACCTCGAAACGAGTCGCGACCTCGAGACGTTCGCGCTGACGCAAGACCTGCCGTACACGCCGGAAGTGTGGGCGACGGTGGCGACCGGCCTCCCGCCGGACGAACACGGCATCACGGGCGGCGGCACGAGCGAGTGGGATAACCCCGTCCTCGAGGGGCTCTCGCGCGTGTCGGGTCGGCTGGACGAGTCGACCCGCGGGACGCTCGGGAGGTTCGTCCGATCGAAGACGGGCGAGCGCGAGCGGATCGGCCGCACCGACGCCGAGTCGATGTTCGACGCCGATCGGGCGGTCGTCCACAACTGGCCGGGCGTTGCCGACGGCCGCCCGCTCCAGCGGGCCTGGGACCTGATGAACGCCGTCGCGCAGGGGATGCCCCGAAGCGAATTCGAACGGGAACTGTTCGGCCAGTGTGCCCAGCAGTTCGCGTGGGCGCGGGAGATGCTTCGGCACCCGGTGTCGATCGCCGGCGTCCACGTCCACGCGCTCGACGCGGCAGGTCACGCCTACGCCGACGACGAGGCGGCGCTCCGGCGCACCTACGATCGCGTCGGCGAGTTCGTCCGAGAGGTGGTCGACGCGCTCGGGGAGGGTGACGACCTCCTTCTGCTCAGCGATCACGGCATGCGGACGGAGTTCTATCCGCCCGATGCCGGCGAGAACCCGGCAACGCACTCGTGGCGGGCGTACGCCAGTTCGACGACCGACTCGTGTCCACAGTCGGTGTACGACGTGCGGGAGTGGGTGGAAGAGCAGGCGAGGAAGACACGGGTCGAGAGCGAGGGTATCGAGGACAGTGCGGGAGAGCGCATCGACGTGCCGACGGAGCACCTGCGCGAACTGGGGTACATGGACTAG
- a CDS encoding alkaline phosphatase family protein, translating into MTVAIVALDAADYALAREWDCENILLDRHRELETFAYSGPNPNTLEVWTSVATGVGPEEHGLASTGEQQQWGNPALEYASKVAPYVLPKETRIKIGTWLRGDSGAGATDGTGGADDTDGASDTGGLRSGIGGSAAGMTLRQTDHPHLFEAADRVVRWWPGVTPGEHLSQTWHWLNLASSGEITDAELWRRLYGNAGLEVGWLQGMGHANVPLAGVHMHVLDAAGHAFATHPDRLREVYERVDRLLGTLREHVDDLLVLSDHGMQVEWIDGDDEPGFHSFRAIGSTTIDDRPPESVFDVPEWIEVRVEDQRGTKDDRPAVMDTTEEQLRDLGYLE; encoded by the coding sequence ATGACGGTCGCGATCGTCGCGCTCGATGCGGCGGACTACGCGCTCGCCCGGGAGTGGGACTGCGAGAACATCCTGCTCGATCGGCACCGCGAACTGGAAACGTTTGCCTACTCCGGACCGAACCCGAACACGCTGGAGGTGTGGACCTCGGTGGCGACGGGCGTCGGGCCCGAAGAACACGGCCTCGCGTCGACCGGCGAGCAACAGCAGTGGGGGAATCCGGCCCTCGAGTACGCGAGCAAGGTCGCGCCGTACGTCCTGCCGAAAGAGACCCGCATCAAGATCGGCACGTGGCTGCGCGGCGATTCCGGCGCGGGCGCTACGGACGGGACGGGCGGCGCGGACGACACGGACGGCGCAAGCGACACCGGCGGCCTGCGGAGTGGTATCGGCGGCAGTGCCGCCGGAATGACGCTCCGACAGACCGATCATCCACACCTCTTCGAAGCCGCCGATCGCGTCGTCCGCTGGTGGCCCGGCGTCACCCCTGGCGAACACCTGAGCCAGACCTGGCACTGGCTCAACCTCGCGTCGAGCGGCGAGATCACCGACGCCGAACTCTGGCGGCGGCTGTACGGCAATGCCGGCCTCGAGGTCGGCTGGCTCCAGGGGATGGGGCACGCGAACGTCCCCCTCGCTGGCGTCCACATGCACGTCCTCGACGCCGCCGGTCACGCCTTCGCGACCCACCCCGATCGCCTCCGAGAGGTCTACGAACGGGTCGATCGCCTGCTCGGCACCCTCCGAGAGCACGTCGACGACCTCCTGGTGCTGTCGGATCACGGCATGCAGGTCGAGTGGATCGACGGCGACGACGAACCTGGCTTTCACAGCTTTCGAGCGATCGGGTCGACGACGATCGACGATCGGCCGCCGGAGAGCGTCTTCGACGTCCCGGAGTGGATCGAAGTCCGGGTCGAGGACCAGCGCGGGACGAAAGACGATCGGCCGGCGGTGATGGACACCACGGAAGAACAGCTTCGCGATCTGGGCTATCTCGAGTGA
- a CDS encoding sulfatase-like hydrolase/transferase: MTNVALVVLDTLRYDAFEEHFDWLPGRRFEYAWSTSHWTVPAHASLFTGRYASEVGIYAGAQTFDWPDPLLAERLRSAGYTTRAFSANPNLSPVFDADRGFDEFELSWRIRHHGDDLFDWDGFIAETRDRGPERYAHALKEVLLGDNRTLPSLKHGAVLKLRDTPLASSVEHVDEGASTALDLVRDARFGDEEFLFLNLMEAHSPYDPPPEWKTVEVDIDGLAASLGEPEDDPADIRRAYDDCVQYLSHVYERIFARLREEFDVIVTLSDHGELLGEHDGWEHLSGIYPELARVPLSVYDARDGPVEDVIYDDRSVSLMDVHETVLAAANLESDPGTRGRDLTDLPDADREPDSAGVDDEADGEPADSVRAGEVLVEYHGLPERHVDALRRKGFEDLDDRTGWLDGVAVADYFGYETFDGFEEWGDSPYEDPRARIETLVEGIDRRTDVSEDPELDESVMRQLEDLGYA; this comes from the coding sequence ATGACGAACGTCGCACTCGTCGTCCTCGACACGCTCCGGTACGACGCCTTCGAAGAGCACTTCGACTGGCTTCCCGGCAGACGGTTCGAGTACGCCTGGAGCACGAGCCACTGGACGGTCCCGGCTCACGCCTCGCTGTTCACCGGCAGGTACGCCAGCGAGGTCGGGATTTACGCCGGCGCACAGACGTTCGACTGGCCCGATCCCCTGCTCGCCGAGCGCTTGCGATCTGCCGGCTACACCACGCGAGCGTTCAGCGCGAACCCGAACCTCTCGCCGGTCTTCGACGCCGATCGCGGGTTCGACGAGTTCGAGTTGAGCTGGCGCATTCGGCACCACGGCGACGACCTGTTCGACTGGGACGGCTTCATCGCGGAGACGCGCGATCGGGGACCGGAGCGGTACGCACACGCGCTCAAGGAGGTCCTGCTTGGCGACAACCGGACGCTACCGTCGCTGAAACACGGGGCCGTCCTGAAACTGCGGGACACGCCGCTCGCGAGCAGCGTCGAGCACGTCGACGAGGGCGCGAGCACCGCGCTCGACCTGGTTCGCGACGCGAGGTTCGGCGACGAAGAGTTCCTCTTTCTGAACCTGATGGAGGCCCACTCGCCGTACGATCCGCCTCCGGAGTGGAAGACCGTCGAGGTCGATATCGACGGCCTGGCCGCCTCCCTCGGCGAACCCGAGGACGACCCGGCGGACATCAGGCGGGCATACGACGATTGCGTGCAGTACCTTTCGCACGTCTACGAGCGGATCTTCGCCCGCCTGCGCGAGGAGTTCGACGTGATCGTCACCCTCAGCGATCACGGCGAACTCCTCGGCGAACACGACGGCTGGGAGCACCTCTCGGGCATCTACCCGGAACTCGCCCGCGTCCCGCTGTCGGTCTACGACGCGCGCGACGGCCCCGTCGAAGACGTCATTTACGACGATCGATCGGTCTCGCTGATGGACGTCCACGAAACGGTCCTGGCCGCGGCGAACCTCGAATCCGATCCGGGGACTCGAGGGCGCGACCTCACCGATCTTCCGGACGCCGATCGGGAACCCGATTCGGCTGGAGTGGATGACGAAGCCGACGGCGAACCGGCGGACAGCGTCCGCGCGGGCGAGGTCCTCGTCGAGTACCACGGCCTCCCCGAACGACACGTAGACGCTCTGCGGCGCAAGGGATTCGAGGACCTCGACGACCGCACCGGGTGGCTCGACGGCGTCGCCGTCGCAGACTACTTCGGCTACGAGACGTTCGACGGCTTCGAGGAGTGGGGCGACTCGCCCTACGAGGACCCGCGGGCCCGGATCGAGACGCTCGTCGAGGGGATCGATCGGCGGACCGACGTCTCCGAGGATCCCGAACTCGACGAATCGGTGATGCGACAACTGGAGGACCTGGGGTACGCATGA
- a CDS encoding CTP-dependent riboflavin kinase translates to MSLTTESAVGHDELAVLKLLALEGGLEGDVKISCSHLADRLDASNQTASRRLQRLESADLLERDTVSDGQWVAITDAGERTLHAEYEDYRRIFESDAEVELDGTVTSGMGEGRHYISLPGYSRQFEERLGYEPFPGTLNVDLREDSVRRRSAISSLEPVPIDGWEDDERTYGPAVCHPATVETADGDSYDRAHVIAPERTHHDDDQLEVIAPDKLREELGLEDGDHVTVSVGDRR, encoded by the coding sequence ATGTCACTGACGACCGAGTCCGCCGTCGGCCACGACGAACTCGCGGTGCTGAAACTGCTCGCACTCGAGGGCGGTCTCGAGGGCGACGTCAAGATATCCTGTTCTCACCTCGCCGATCGGCTCGACGCGTCGAACCAGACCGCCTCGCGTCGGCTCCAGCGTCTCGAGAGCGCTGATCTGCTCGAGCGCGACACGGTCAGCGACGGCCAGTGGGTCGCGATCACCGACGCCGGCGAGCGGACCCTCCACGCGGAGTACGAGGACTACCGCCGGATCTTCGAGTCCGACGCGGAAGTCGAACTCGACGGCACCGTCACCAGCGGGATGGGCGAGGGCCGCCACTACATCTCGCTCCCGGGTTACAGCCGCCAGTTCGAGGAGCGACTGGGCTACGAACCGTTCCCCGGTACCCTGAACGTCGACCTCCGGGAGGACAGCGTCCGCCGGCGGAGTGCAATTTCCTCGCTCGAACCGGTCCCGATCGACGGCTGGGAGGACGACGAGCGGACCTACGGTCCGGCGGTCTGTCACCCCGCGACGGTCGAAACGGCCGACGGCGACAGCTACGACCGGGCGCACGTCATCGCCCCCGAACGGACCCACCACGACGACGACCAGCTCGAGGTCATCGCGCCCGACAAACTTCGCGAGGAACTCGGCCTCGAGGACGGCGACCACGTCACGGTCTCCGTGGGTGATCGCCGATGA